Proteins found in one Arachis stenosperma cultivar V10309 chromosome 8, arast.V10309.gnm1.PFL2, whole genome shotgun sequence genomic segment:
- the LOC130945487 gene encoding uncharacterized protein LOC130945487 — MYVCLSGCKNGFKAGCRPLIGLDGAFLKTVFGGQILSAIGQDTNHHIYVIAWAIMEVENTANWKWFLELLHVDLGDYKTHGWCFISDMQKGLINALRGLLWDCARATTFEEFREHRKKLKRLNPEAWAYLEKWSTHSWTRSQFSHKPKLDSICNNACEVFNAKIKEARKKPIITLLEEVRMFVMRTMAKNKVKLDNHVGILPPVINSKLEKLRKESRQ, encoded by the exons ATGTATGTGTGTTTAAGTGGCTGCAAGAATGGATTTAAGGCAGGATGTCGTCCACTCATTGGACTTGATGGTGCTTTCCTAAAAACTGTCTTTGGAGGGCAGATTCTATCAGCTATTGGGCAGGATACAAACCACCACATATATGTCATTGCTTGGGCAATTATGGAAGTTGAAAACACTGCCAATTGGAAATGGTTTCTGGAACTATTGCACGTAGATTTGGGAGATTACAAGACACATGGTTGGTGTTTCATATCTGATATGCAAAAG GGACTCATAAATGCT CTAAGAGGCTTGCTGTGGGATTGTGCACGAGCCACAACCTTTGAGGAATTCAGGGAACATAGGAAAAAGTTGAAGCGGCTTAATCCGGAGGCATGGGCATACCTAGAAAAGTGGTCAACACATTCTTGGACAAGATCTCAGTTCAGTCACAAGCCAAAGTTAGACTCAATATGTAACAATGCGTGCGAAGTATTCAACGCAAAGATTAAGGAAGCTAGGAAGAAGCCTATAATCACACTACTGGAAGAGGTTAGGATGTTCGTAATGAGGACGATGGCCAAAAATAAAGTGAAGTTGGATAATCATGTGGGGATACTTCCCCCAGTGATCAATAGCAAACTGGAGAAGTTAAGGAAGGAATCTAGGCAATGA